From Oryza sativa Japonica Group chromosome 4, ASM3414082v1, one genomic window encodes:
- the LOC4336362 gene encoding endoribonuclease Dicer homolog 4 isoform X1: protein MTASPIIGKGGSNKLNYTKCINSLEELLHAKVCSVDNEELESVVASPDMEVYFYGPVNHSNLTTICIKELDSLKLQSERMLRASLCDFKDSQKKLKSLWRLHENIIFCLQELGSFGALQAARTFLSFDGDKLDRREVDLNGSTSSFAHHYLNGATSILSRNKTDGSHAGSFDLEKLEEPFFSNKFSVLINVLSRYGLQENMKCIVFVKRITVARAISNILQNLKCLEFWKCEFLVGCHSGSKNMSRNKMDAIVQRFSSGEVNLLVATSVGEEGLDIQTCCLVVRFDLPETVASFIQSRGRARMTKSKYVVLLERENQSHEKLLNGYIAGESIMNEEIDSRTSNDMFDCLEENIYQVDNTGASISTACSVSLLHCYCDNLPRDMFFTPSPVFFYIDGIEGIICRLILPPNAAFRQADGQPCLSKDEAKRDACLKACVKLHKLGALTDFLLPGPGSRKNKVSVTNNSSNNKVEDDSLREELHEMLIPAVLKPSGLKLDSLSNLHFYYVKFIPIPEDRRYQMFGLFVINPLPVEAETLQVDLHLARGRIVKAGIKHLGKIAFEKEKMMLAHKFQEMCLKILLDRSEFTSPHVKLGNDVTLEINSTFYLLLPIKQKCYGDRFMIDWPAVERCLSSPIFKDPIDVSVHASYSSNESLRLLDGIFSKTDVVGSVVFSPHNNIFFFVDGILDEINAWSEHSGATYAEHFKERFRIELSHPEQPLLKAKQIFNLRNLLHNRLPETTESEGRELLEHFVELPPELCSLKVIGFSKDMGSSLSLLPSLMYRLENLLVAIELKDVMLSSFPEASQISASGILEALTTEKCLERISLERFEVLGDAFLKYVVGRHKFITYEGLDEGQLTRRRSDVVNNSHLYELSIRKKLQVYIRDQQFEPTQFFAPGRPCKVVCNTDVEVRLHQMDIHPDNRENCNLRCTRSHHWLHRKVIADVVESLIGAFLVEGGFKAAFAFLHWIGIDVDFNNPALYRVLDSSSINLSLMDYTDIAGLEELIGYKFKHKGLLLQAFVHPSFSQHSGGCYQRLEFLGDAVLEYVITSYLYSTYPDIKPGQITDLRSLAVGNDSLAYAAVEKSIHKHLIKDSNHLTSAISKFEMYVKLSNSEKDLLEEPACPKALGDIVESCIGAVLLDSGFNLNYVWKVMLMLLKPVLTFANMHTNPMRELRELCQCHGFELGLPKPMKADGEYHVKVEVNIKSKIIICTAANRNSKAARKFAAQETLSKLKNYGYKHRNKSLEEILIVARKRESELIGYNEDPIDVEADISVKMKSPHIHEENIPFQNTETSFTRSSKFHNQIIAGSGKHDVNNGRNNQPKLATQSGRLPSEATEKSNKKVYHGDMVHKTARSFLFELCAANYWKPPEFKLCKEEGPSHLRKFTYKVVVEIKGASATLLECHSDGKLQKKAAQEHAAQGALWCLKQLGHLPKEEDVRV, encoded by the exons GTGGGTCTAATAAACTTAACTACACGAAATGTATCAACAGTCTTGAGGAATTACTTCATGCAAAG GTTTGTTCAGTTGATAATGAAGAACTTGAAAGTGTGGTTGCATCTCCTGATATGGAGGTGTACTTTTATGGCCCAGTTAATCACTCTAACCTTACCACAATATGCATCAAAGAGCTTGATAGCTTAAAGCTTCAG AGCGAGCGCATGCTAAGAGCGAGCCTATGCGATTTCAAGGATTCTCAGAAGAAACTGAAGTCCTTATGGAGGTTGcatgaaaatattattttctgtttgcaaGAACTTGGTTCTTTCGGAGCTCTGCAA GCTGCGAGGACCTTTTTGTCCTTTGATGGTGATAAGCTAGATAGAAGGGAGGTCGATCTTAACGGCAGTACTTCCAGCTTCGCACATCACTACCTGAACGGAGCAACTTCTATTCTTAGTCGCAACAAAACAGATG GTTCCCACGCTGGTTCATTTGACCTTGAGAAGCTTGAAGAACCTTTCTTCTCAAATAAATTTTCTGTTCTTATCAATGTTCTTTCGAGATACGG GTTGCAGGAAAACATGAAATGCATTGTTTTTGTGAAAAGAATAACTGTTGCAAGAGCAATATCAAACATTCTCCAAAACTTGAAGTGTCTTGAATTTTGGAAATGTGAGTTTCTTGTGGGCTGCCACTCAGGATCAAAGAACATGTCAAGGAATAAGATGGATGCTATTGTTCAAAGGTTTTCTTCTGGTGAG GTGAATCTTTTGGTTGCTACAAGCGTAGGTGAAGAGGGACTTGATATTCAGACGTGTTGTCTTGTTGTGCGATTTGATCTTCCAGAAACTGTTGCTAGTTTTATCCAATCAAGGGGGCGTGCCCGGATGACTAAATCTAAATACGTTGTtctcctagagag AGAAAATCAGTCTCATGAAAAGTTGCTTAATGGTTATATTGCTGGTGAAAGCATTATGAATGAAGAGATAGACTCAAGAACTTCAAATGATATGTTTGATTGCCTCGAGGAGAACATTTATCAAGTGGATAACACCGGTGCTTCCATTAGCACTGCTTGTAGTGTATCTCTACTACATTGCTACTGCGACAACCTTCCTAGGGATAT GTTTTTTACTCCTTCCCCAGTGTTCTTCTACATTGATGGCATCGAGGGAATAATCTGCAGACTAATTCTTCCACCAAATGCTGCTTTCCGTCAAGCAGATGGTCAACCATGTCTGTCAAAAGATGAAGCTAAGAGAGATGCATGCTTAAAGGCATGCGTAAAACTTCATAAATTGGGTGCTTTGACAGATTTTCTTCTGCCGGGTCCAGGTTCAAGAAAGAATAAAGTATCAGTAACAAATAATTCAtcaaacaacaaagttgaag ATGATAGTCTAAGAGAAGAGCTTCATGAGATGTTAATTCCTGCAGTTCTCAAACCTTCGGGATTAAAGTTGGATTCTTTATCGAACTTGCATTTCTACTATGTTAAATTTATTCCCATACCAGAAGATAGGCGATATCAGATGTTTGGTCTCTTTGTGATCAATCCCCTTCCTGTGGAAGCTGAAACATTGCAAGTTGATTTGCATCTTGCTCGTGGCAGGATTGTGAAAGCAGGAATTAAGCATTTGGGGAAAATAGCATTTGAGAAAGAGAAG ATGATGCTTGCACACAAGTTTCAAGAGATGTGTCTGAAGATTCTCCTGGACAGATCTGAGTTTACTTCACCCCATGTTAAATTGGGCAATGATGTTACATTAGAAATCAATTCAACATTTTACCTTCTGCTTCCCATCAAGCAAAAGTGTTATGGTGATAGATTTATGATTGACTGGCCAGCAGTTGAGCGCTGTTTATCATCACCGATTTTTAAAGACCCTATAGATGTGTCTGTGCATGCCTCATATTCATCAAATGAGTCTCTGAGACTTCTTGATGGAATCTTCAGTAAAACCGATGTAGTTGGCAGTGTAGTCTTTAGTCCCCACAACAatatctttttctttgttgATGGCATTCTGGACGAAATAAATGCTTGGAGCGAGCACAGTGGTGCAACTTATGCAGAACACTTCAAGGAAAG GTTTCGTATTGAGCTATCACATCCTGAACAGCCACTTTTGAAGGCTAAACAGATCTTCAACCTGCGAAATTTGCTTCATAATCGGTTACCGGAGACCACAG aatCGGAGGGCCGTGAATTACTAGAGCACTTCGTGGAGTTACCTCCAGAATTATGCTCTTTGAAGGTCATTGGGTTTTCAAAAGATATGGGCAGTTCCCTGTCCTTGTTACCTTCTTTAATGTATCGTTTGGAGAATTTGCTGGTGGCTATTGAGTTGAAGGATGTGATGTTATCTTCTTTTCCAGAGGCATCTCAAATTAGTGCTTCTGGT ATACTTGAAGCGCTTACTACTGAGAAATGTTTGGAGAGGATATCTTTGGAGCGATTTGAAGTCCTAGGCGATGCTTTCTTGAAGTACGTAGTTGGACGTCACAAGTTTATTACATATGAAGGACTTGATGAAGGGCAATTGACCAGGAGACGTTCTGATGTAGTGAACAATTCACATTTATATGAGTTATCGATCAGAAAAAAATTGCAG GTATACATACGGGATCAACAGTTTGAACCGACTCAGTTCTTTGCTCCAGGAAGGCCTTGTAAAGTTGTTTGCAATACTGACGTGGAAGTGAGACTACACCAGATGGATATTcatccagataacagagaaaaCTGTAACCTGAGATGTACAAGGTCACATCATTGGCTGCATAGGAAAGTGATTGCAGATGTTGTCGAATCGCTTATTGGAGCATTTCTTGTTGAGGGTGGATTCAAAGCTGCATTTGCTTTCCTGCATTGGATTGGAATAGACGTTGATTTTAATAATCCAGCTCTCTATAGGGTATTAGATTCAAGCTCCATCAATTTATCTCTTATGGACTACACTGACATTGCCGGGCTTGAAGAATTGATAGGTTACAAGTTCAAACATAAGGGTCTACTTCTCCAAGCATTCGTACACCCTTCATTTAGTCAACATTCTGGAGGCTGCTACCAG AGACTGGAGTTTCTTGGAGACGCTGTTTTGGAGTATGTGATAACTTCGTACCTCTACTCTACTTATCCGGATATAAAACCTGGTCAAATAACAGATCTAAGATCGTTAGCTGTTGGTAATGATTCGCTTGCTTATGCGGCGGTTGAGAAATCTATCCATAAGCATCTTATAAAGGATTCAAACCATCTCACGTCAGCAATAAGTAAATTTGAGATGTATGTGAAGCTCTCCAATTCAGAGAAAGACTTGCTTGAAGAACCAGCATGTCCCAAG GCTCTTGGTGATATTGTTGAATCTTGTATTGGCGCAGTGCTTTTAGATTCAGGCTTCAACCTGAACTATGTTTGGAAGGTAATGCTTATGCTTCTAAAGCCAGTATTGACCTTCGCCAACATGCACACTAATCCGATGAGAGAACTTCGAGAGCTTTGTCAGTGTCATGGATTTGAGTTAGGCCTTCCGAAACCTATGAAAGCTGATGGAGAGTACCATGTCAAAGTAGAAGTTAACATAAAGAGCAAAATTATCATTTGTACTGCAGCAAATCGGAATTCAAAAGCCGCTAGAAAGTTTGCTGCACAAGAAACACTTTCTAAACTGAAG AATTACGGTTATAAGCACAGAAACAAGTCCCTTGAGGAGATTTTGATTGTTGCCAGGAAGAGGGAATCAGAACTGATAGGATATAATGAAGATCCAATCGATGTTGAGGCTGACATATCTGTAAAAATGAAGAGTCCACATATACATGAAGAGAACATACCTTTTCAAAATACAGAAACATCTTTCACTAGGAGTTCTAAATTCCACAATCAAATTATAGCAGGGTCTGGCAAACATGATGTCAATAATGGAAGGAACAATCAACCCAAGTTGGCAACACAGAGTGGTCGTCTGCCTAGTGAAGCAACAGAGAAAAGCAATAAAAAGGTGTATCATG GTGACATGGTACACAAAACAGCAAGATCATTCCTTTTTGAACTATGTGCTGCAAATTATTGGAAACCTCCTGAATTCAAGTTATGTAAAGAGGAAGGGCCAAGCCACCTTCGGAA GTTCACTTACAAGGTGGTTGTTGAGATCAAGGGTGCTTCGGCGACCCTTTTGGAGTGTCATAGCGATGGTAAGCTTCAGAAGAAGGCTGCACAAGAGCATGCGGCACAAGGGGCGCTCTGGTGTCTCAAGCAACTTGGGCACCTACCAAAAGAAGAGGACGTTCGTGTATAG